GGTCTGAACAACGAAGGTGATGACACGCTGGCGGGCACTGAGTTTGCAGACAACCTGTACGGTGGTGTTGGTGACGACACACTCAATGGCGCGAACGGAGCCGACAAAATCTATGGCGGTGCCGGTAACGACACCATCAATGCGGGTAATAACAACGACACCGTATTGGGTGGTGAGGGTAATGATACGATTGTTACTACTTACATAGGTTCAAATAATTTATCTGGTGGTGCAGGCGATGATTTGATTCAGGTGGATCGCTCAGCGAACGTATACAGGACCTATAATGCTGAGACCGCTTCCAAGTACAGTAATGT
This genomic stretch from Aestuariirhabdus haliotis harbors:
- a CDS encoding calcium-binding protein, with the protein product GLNNEGDDTLAGTEFADNLYGGVGDDTLNGANGADKIYGGAGNDTINAGNNNDTVLGGEGNDTIVTTYIGSNNLSGGAGDDLIQVDRSANVYRTYNAETASKYSNV